The Limibacillus sp. genome has a segment encoding these proteins:
- a CDS encoding gamma-glutamyltransferase, whose amino-acid sequence MTKGAIAAGHPTTAKAGAEVLRAGGNAYDAAVAALAAACVAEPVLASFGGGGFLLAAPKTGKPCLYDFFVQTPKRKRPEQQLEFVPVDCDFGPAVQRFHIGLGACATPGVLAGMEAVHAELCKLPLADLLTPAVAAARDGVAWRRFDDYALGVVGPIWRHRPETAAVVSGFSKSQPLRQPLLAGFLEEIGRNGVRSFYEGEPAARLAALCRERGGLLTRADLAEYRVAKNDPLEVCFAGARVLITPPPSSGGLLIAFALQLAEALGLADVSDPLERLALLAPIMQQTNKARVDSGLSSVEDERAEGDAMARLLDPEFLAVYRERILGADSVSRGTTHISVVDAEGNLAAVTLSNGEGCGHLLPGTGIHLNNMLGEEDLNPAGFHAWRPDSRMVSMMAPTAALLPGGGRLALGSGGSNRLRTAILQVLLGRLSTGSDLKQAVRASRLHCEGSKVSFEPGFPEGAAELLARFGETDPWPETSMFFGGVHAVEMESGGQVMAAADPRRAGVSLVV is encoded by the coding sequence GTGACGAAAGGGGCCATCGCGGCAGGACATCCCACCACCGCGAAGGCGGGCGCAGAGGTCCTGCGCGCCGGCGGCAACGCCTATGACGCGGCGGTTGCGGCGCTGGCGGCGGCCTGCGTTGCCGAACCGGTTCTGGCGTCCTTTGGCGGCGGCGGCTTCCTCCTGGCCGCGCCGAAGACCGGAAAGCCCTGCCTCTACGATTTTTTCGTGCAAACGCCCAAGCGAAAGCGGCCTGAGCAGCAACTGGAGTTCGTGCCGGTGGACTGCGACTTCGGGCCCGCCGTGCAGCGCTTCCACATCGGGCTGGGCGCCTGCGCCACACCCGGCGTCCTGGCCGGGATGGAGGCGGTTCACGCAGAGCTTTGTAAACTGCCCCTGGCCGACTTGCTGACGCCGGCGGTGGCGGCGGCGCGCGACGGCGTCGCCTGGCGGCGTTTCGATGACTATGCCCTTGGGGTTGTCGGTCCCATCTGGCGGCACCGGCCGGAGACAGCGGCGGTCGTCTCCGGCTTTTCGAAGTCCCAGCCGCTTCGCCAACCGCTGCTCGCCGGCTTTCTGGAGGAGATCGGGCGCAACGGCGTGCGCAGCTTCTACGAGGGTGAGCCCGCCGCGCGGCTGGCCGCTCTCTGCCGGGAGCGGGGCGGCCTACTGACGCGGGCTGATCTGGCGGAGTACCGGGTCGCAAAGAACGATCCGCTCGAGGTCTGCTTCGCCGGGGCCAGGGTGCTCATCACCCCGCCGCCTTCCTCCGGCGGTCTCTTGATCGCCTTCGCTCTCCAACTGGCGGAGGCTCTGGGCCTCGCCGATGTGAGCGATCCGCTGGAGCGTCTGGCCCTGCTGGCCCCCATCATGCAGCAGACGAACAAGGCGCGGGTCGATTCCGGCCTGTCCTCGGTCGAGGACGAGCGGGCCGAGGGTGACGCCATGGCACGCCTGCTCGACCCGGAGTTTCTGGCGGTCTATCGGGAGCGCATCCTGGGGGCGGATTCGGTCAGCCGGGGCACAACGCACATCAGTGTCGTGGACGCAGAGGGCAACCTGGCCGCTGTCACGCTTTCCAACGGGGAGGGCTGCGGCCATCTGCTGCCGGGCACGGGCATCCACCTCAACAACATGCTGGGGGAGGAAGACCTGAACCCCGCTGGCTTTCACGCCTGGCGGCCGGACAGCCGCATGGTGTCAATGATGGCGCCGACGGCCGCGCTCCTGCCTGGTGGCGGGCGCCTGGCGCTGGGGTCGGGTGGGTCCAACCGCCTGCGCACGGCAATCCTCCAAGTGCTGCTTGGGCGGCTCTCCACCGGCAGCGACCTCAAGCAGGCTGTGCGGGCAAGCCGCCTGCACTGCGAGGGCAGCAAGGTCTCCTTCGAACCGGGCTTTCCCGAAGGCGCCGCCGAGCTGCTCGCGCGCTTCGGTGAGACCGACCCCTGGCCCGAGACCTCCATGTTCTTCGGCGGCGTGCATGCCGTCGAAATGGAAAGCGGCGGCCAGGTCATGGCCGCCGCCGATCCCCGCCGGGCGGGGGTGTCGCTGGTGGTTTAG
- a CDS encoding enoyl-CoA hydratase-related protein — MTESLLILERQGALGKITLNRPDRMNALTRPLLEELGRALKDLAKDDHIRAVVLTGSGRAFCAGQDLSEAALFEGDPGEAVAQSLDAYYHPVLMTIATMEKPVIAQVQGIAAGAGCNLALACDLVLAAESASFLQAFARIGLMPDCGGTWALPRLVGTARAKAMMMLAEELPAREAVSLGMIYRCLPDAELEAGVEALALRLAAGPTRSYGLIKRALKEGGAGGYGAQLDLERDLQAEAARSNDFKEGLAAFKEKRKPRFSGS, encoded by the coding sequence ATGACCGAGTCCCTCCTGATCCTGGAACGGCAAGGCGCGCTGGGCAAGATCACGCTCAACCGTCCCGACCGCATGAACGCCCTGACCCGTCCCCTTCTTGAAGAGCTGGGGCGCGCCCTGAAGGATCTGGCCAAGGACGACCATATCCGCGCAGTGGTCCTCACCGGCAGCGGCCGTGCCTTCTGCGCCGGACAGGACCTCTCCGAGGCGGCCCTCTTCGAGGGCGACCCGGGAGAGGCCGTGGCGCAGTCCCTAGACGCCTATTATCACCCCGTGTTGATGACCATCGCGACCATGGAAAAACCGGTGATCGCCCAAGTCCAGGGCATCGCCGCCGGGGCGGGCTGTAATCTGGCTTTGGCCTGCGATCTCGTCCTGGCCGCCGAAAGCGCGTCCTTCCTGCAGGCCTTCGCGCGCATCGGCCTGATGCCCGATTGCGGCGGCACCTGGGCGCTGCCCCGTCTGGTGGGGACGGCCCGGGCCAAGGCGATGATGATGCTGGCCGAGGAGCTTCCGGCGCGCGAAGCGGTCTCGCTCGGGATGATCTACCGCTGTCTGCCCGATGCTGAGCTCGAGGCGGGCGTCGAAGCGCTCGCGCTGCGTCTTGCCGCGGGGCCGACGCGCTCCTACGGCCTCATCAAGCGCGCCTTGAAGGAGGGCGGCGCCGGGGGCTATGGCGCGCAGTTGGACCTGGAGCGCGACCTGCAGGCAGAAGCCGCGCGCAGCAACGATTTCAAAGAGGGGCTCGCGGCCTTCAAGGAGAAACGCAAGCCCCGCTTTTCCGGTAGCTGA
- a CDS encoding GcrA family cell cycle regulator translates to MTWTNERIGELTKLWEQGLSASEIGKALGVSKNAVVGKAHRLNLPARPSPIKRGGSSKPRSGKPTLVTPKLNTSKMSATAMHCRPAKPLIEEEEKTERRSPVLNRRASRAASGSSECLWPIGDPGDADFHFCGEPSVSGKPYCAEHCSKAYITKSRSSSETEAA, encoded by the coding sequence ATGACTTGGACCAATGAACGCATCGGTGAACTGACGAAGCTCTGGGAACAGGGGCTCAGCGCTTCTGAAATCGGCAAGGCCCTGGGGGTCTCCAAGAACGCCGTGGTCGGCAAGGCGCACCGCCTCAATCTGCCCGCCCGGCCCTCTCCCATCAAGCGCGGCGGCTCTTCCAAGCCCCGCAGCGGCAAGCCGACCCTGGTGACGCCGAAACTCAACACCTCGAAGATGTCGGCCACGGCCATGCATTGCCGGCCGGCCAAGCCGCTGATCGAAGAGGAAGAGAAGACCGAGCGCCGCTCTCCCGTGCTCAACCGCCGCGCCTCGCGCGCCGCCTCCGGCTCCAGCGAATGCCTCTGGCCGATCGGTGATCCGGGCGATGCGGACTTCCACTTCTGCGGCGAGCCCTCGGTTTCCGGGAAGCCCTACTGCGCGGAACACTGCTCCAAGGCCTACATCACCAAGAGCCGCAGCAGCAGCGAGACCGAAGCCGCCTGA